In Acidobacteriota bacterium, the DNA window GATTCGCGCCGCCGAGGCGAAGCACGTGGCGTACTGGTAGACGTAGTACGGCGTGTTGAAGAAGTGCGGGATGCGCGCCCACGTCACCGCGGCGAGCGGATCGACATCCACCGAGTCGCCGTAGTACTCGCGCATGAGCCCGAGGTAGAGATCGTTCAAAATGGTCGACGTGATCGGCTCGTCGCGCTCCACCATCCGGTGCGCGCACAGCTCGAAATCCGCGAACATCACCTGCGTGTAAAACGTGCTGGTGATGTTGTCGATGGCGTGCTGGAGGAGCACGGCGCGCTCGCGCGGGTCGGTGGTCCGCTGCAGCAGGTGCTCGAGCAGCAGCGCCTCGCCGAGCGTCGACGGCACCTCGGCGACGAAGATGGTGTAGCTCGAGTAGATGAACGGCTGCGCCTCGTGCGACAGCATCGTGTGCATCGAGTGGCCCATCTCGTGCGCCAGCGTGAACACGTCGTCCAGGGTGTCGTTGTAGTTGAGGAGCATGTACGGGTGCACGCCGTACACCGGCGCGGAGTACGCGCCCGAGCGCTTCCCCTCGTTTTCGTAGACGTCCAGCCACCCGCCGGAGAATCCCCGCCGCATGCGCGACTGGTACTCGGGGCCGAGCGGCGCCACCGACTCGACGATCGCGTCCAGGACGTCGGCATACGGGTACTTGCGTTCGAGGTCGACGAGCGGAATCGCGAAGTCGTACGTGCCGTACTTCTCGAGCTTCAGCGCCCGCCGCCGCAGCGCGTGATAGCGGCGCAGCGGCTCCACGCCCGCCCTGGTCGTCGCAATCAGATTCTCGACGACTGCCGGAGGGATGTTGTCCCCGTGGAGCGCGGCGTCGAGCGTCGTCTTGTAGCCGCGCGCCCGCGCGTGGAACCAGTCGCGCTGGCAGACCGCGTTGTACAGCGACGCGTACGTATTGAGCGAGGCTTCGTAGGTGCCGTGCAGCGCCCGGAACGCCGCTTCGCGATCGGGCTGCGCCCGCTCGGTGGCCAGGATCGCGCGGTACTGCCCGTACGAGACCGTGACCGTGCGGCCGGTGCCGAGCGTGATCGCGGGAAATCGGGCGTCGGCGGTGGAGAGCGCCCAGTAGGAGTCGTTCGCCGCGCTGGAGAGCCGGCTCGAGAGCGACATCAGCTTTTCGCCCTGCTCGTCGAGCACGTGCTCCTGCTGCCGGTACAGATCCTCGACCGCGAAGCGGTACATCTGGAGCGCGGCAGTGGCGTCCATCCAGCCGCGGACCGTCGTCAACGGGATTTGCAGCAGCTCGGGGTTGAACCACGAGCCCGCCTCTTTCCATCTCGCGAGCAGGATCTGCACGCGCTGCCTGCGCGCGTTCACCGCGTTGTCGCGCTGGTCTTCGTCGTAGCGGAGCGAAGGGTAGTACCAGACGCGGTACGCGAGCTGTCCCAGCTCGTCGCCGAGCTGGAATGCGCGAAGCAGCGCATCGGGCCCTTCCGAGAGCGTGCCCCGGAGCGCCGCGTACCGATCGATCTGCGTGTCGAGCGTCTCGTACGCGCGCGCCCATGCGTCCCAGCCGGGATAGATGTCCTCGAGATTCCACTTGTAAGCGGGGGATATGTCTTCGCGCCGGCGGGTCGGCGCGGCCGCGGCAGCCGTGTCCATGCCGCTAATGATATCGGACGGCGTCGATTTCCCGGATGGGAACCGGCTTCCATGCCAAGCGGTCGAGTTCCCGCCGGCGGCCCGCCCGACAATCGTCCTGAGCCCGCGGGACGCGCCCCCCTGCGGTCGAACCCGCGCGTGGGTCGACAAAACGCATATATGCATGTAGATTAACGTATGTGAGTTCGAGCCCCACGGCGTTGTACCGGCTGCTCGCGGACGAAGCGAGGCTGCGGCTTCTGCGCCTCCTGGCCGCCGGGCGGCTGAACGTATCGGAGCTGACCGGCATCCTCGGCATCGCCCAGTCGGGCGTCTCGCGCCACGTCGGATTGCTCAGGGACGCCGGGCTGGTCAGCGAGGACAGAGAGGGGGGCTACACCTACCTCCGGATCGCGGACGACCTGCGGAGCGCGCGCGATGGCTTCGGCCCGCTGTGGTCGCTGCTCGAGTCCCAGTTCGCAGCGATGCGCGGCACGCCGCGCGTGCGCGAAGACGAGGCCAGGCTGCAGGAGGTGCTGCGGCTGCGGAAGGAGAACTTCGATGCGCACGCGGGGCCTGACGGGAAACGCGCGGGGCAGGTCGTCCCGGGCCGCAGCTGGGCGGCCTGGGCGCGCGCGCTCGGGCACCTGCTGCCCCCGCTCGAGGTCGCGGACCTCGGGTGCGGCGAAGGCTATCTCGCGATCGAGGCGGCGCGCTTCGCGAGACGGGTGATCGCGATCGACCGTTCGCCGGTCGTCCTCAAGCAGGCGAAGTCGCTTGCGGCTCGACGCAAGATCAGGAACATCGCCTGGAAGCGCGGCGAGATCGAACAAGCGCCGCTCGCCGACGATTCCGTGGATGTGGCGGTGCTCTCGCAGGCGCTGCACCACGCGGTGAGCCCCGCGGCCGCGCTGCGCGAGGCGGCCCGGGTGACCAGGCCGGGCGGCCGCGTCCTCGTGCTGGACCTGCGGCGTCACGAGGAGAGCTGGGTGCGCACGCGCCTCGGCGACAAGTGGCTCGGCTTCGACGACGAGGAACTGAGACGGCTCTTGAAGGGCGCCGGGCTGGAGCAGGTGAAGGTCGGCGTCGGCGCGCGCAGGACGGGTGACCCGTTCACCGTGCTCGTCGCGAGTGGCAGAAAGACGGCGTACACCACAAAGGCCACGAAGGACACGAAGTAGAGCACGAAGGGAATCGGCCTCGTGCCTCGAGATCTGCTTCGTGTCCCTGGTGGTCGTCGTGGTTCAGAGAAACAGCATGTCTATCACACGGCAGCTCGACGAGATTCTCCAGCGCCGCATCCTCGTGCTCGATGGCGCGATGGGCACGATGATCCAGCGGCACCAGCTGCAGGAGCACGACTACCGCGGCGAGCGCTTCCGCGACCACCGGCGCGACCTCAAGGGCAACGCCGACGTCCTGGTCCTCTCGCGCCCCGACGTCATCCGCGGCATCCACGGCGAGTACCTCGCGGCGGGCGCCGACATCATCGAGACGAACACGTTCAACGCCAACGCGGTCTCGCAGGCGGACTACGGCCTGGAGGATCTCGCCTACGAGCTGAATGTCGAAGCGGCGAAGCTGGCGAAAGGGGTCGCCGCCGAATGGACGGCCCGGACCCCCGATCGCCCGCGCTTCGTCGCGGGATCCATCGGTCCGACCAACCGCACGCTCTCGATCTCACCGGACGTGAACGACCCCGCCTTTCGCGCGATCACCTTCGACGCGCTGCGCCAGGCGTACGCGGATCAGATTCGCGGCCTGATCGATGGCGGCGTCGATCTGCTGCTCGTCGAAACCATCTTCGACACGCTGAACGCGAAGGCCGCGCTCGTCGCCTACCAGGACGTGCTCGATCGGAAATTCGGCGCGGCGGCCGGCGCGGGCTCCCGCACTCCGCTGATGGTCTCGGTCACCATCACCGACCGCTC includes these proteins:
- the pepF gene encoding oligoendopeptidase F, yielding MDTAAAAAPTRRREDISPAYKWNLEDIYPGWDAWARAYETLDTQIDRYAALRGTLSEGPDALLRAFQLGDELGQLAYRVWYYPSLRYDEDQRDNAVNARRQRVQILLARWKEAGSWFNPELLQIPLTTVRGWMDATAALQMYRFAVEDLYRQQEHVLDEQGEKLMSLSSRLSSAANDSYWALSTADARFPAITLGTGRTVTVSYGQYRAILATERAQPDREAAFRALHGTYEASLNTYASLYNAVCQRDWFHARARGYKTTLDAALHGDNIPPAVVENLIATTRAGVEPLRRYHALRRRALKLEKYGTYDFAIPLVDLERKYPYADVLDAIVESVAPLGPEYQSRMRRGFSGGWLDVYENEGKRSGAYSAPVYGVHPYMLLNYNDTLDDVFTLAHEMGHSMHTMLSHEAQPFIYSSYTIFVAEVPSTLGEALLLEHLLQRTTDPRERAVLLQHAIDNITSTFYTQVMFADFELCAHRMVERDEPITSTILNDLYLGLMREYYGDSVDVDPLAAVTWARIPHFFNTPYYVYQYATCFASAARIAKEMPAARDRYLELLASGGSDYPMEQLKRAGVDLSKPDTVRAVIDQLDGLVTRLEEELARL
- a CDS encoding metalloregulator ArsR/SmtB family transcription factor, with product MSSSPTALYRLLADEARLRLLRLLAAGRLNVSELTGILGIAQSGVSRHVGLLRDAGLVSEDREGGYTYLRIADDLRSARDGFGPLWSLLESQFAAMRGTPRVREDEARLQEVLRLRKENFDAHAGPDGKRAGQVVPGRSWAAWARALGHLLPPLEVADLGCGEGYLAIEAARFARRVIAIDRSPVVLKQAKSLAARRKIRNIAWKRGEIEQAPLADDSVDVAVLSQALHHAVSPAAALREAARVTRPGGRVLVLDLRRHEESWVRTRLGDKWLGFDDEELRRLLKGAGLEQVKVGVGARRTGDPFTVLVASGRKTAYTTKATKDTK